The Amylolactobacillus amylophilus DSM 20533 = JCM 1125 genome contains a region encoding:
- the lpdA gene encoding dihydrolipoyl dehydrogenase: protein MVVGDFAIDLDTIVIGAGPGGYVAAIHAAELGQKVTVIEKEFVGGVCLNVGCIPSKALINAGHRFQQSLDSSVFGVSAENVKIDFAKTQDWKQHKVVDRLTGGVNMLFKKHKIDLIMGNAFLKDDHSLRVIQKDSAQTYTFKNLIIATGSRPIEIKGFKFGKRVLDSTGGLNLPEVPKELVVIGGGYIGSELAGAYANLGAHVTILEGTDSILPNFDKDMIKLVLDSYKKKGVTVVTSAMAKEAVETANGVEVSYEADGKLNKVAADYVMVTVGRRPNTNDIGLEIAGIEKTERGLVKVDEQGRTNKKNIYAIGDIVAGASLAHKASYEGKVAAEAIAGKPSTVDYVAMPAVCYTDPELGTAGLTEKDAKKDGHKVKVSKFPFVANGRAISLDQTEGFVKLISEPETGELLGAQVAGAGASDLISELTFALEAGANVEDLALTIHPHPTLGEAIMEAGDVATGFPTHI from the coding sequence ATGGTTGTAGGCGATTTTGCAATAGACTTAGATACAATAGTAATTGGTGCTGGACCTGGTGGTTACGTTGCAGCTATTCACGCTGCAGAATTGGGCCAGAAGGTGACAGTAATCGAGAAGGAGTTCGTTGGCGGCGTTTGTTTGAACGTCGGGTGTATTCCTTCGAAGGCGTTAATTAATGCAGGTCATCGTTTCCAACAAAGTCTAGACTCATCTGTTTTCGGTGTTAGCGCAGAGAATGTCAAAATAGATTTTGCTAAAACGCAAGACTGGAAACAACATAAGGTTGTTGACCGTCTTACCGGCGGTGTCAACATGCTATTTAAGAAACACAAGATTGATTTGATCATGGGTAATGCGTTCTTGAAAGATGATCATTCGCTGCGCGTGATTCAAAAAGATAGTGCACAAACATATACATTTAAGAACTTGATTATCGCAACTGGCTCACGGCCAATCGAAATCAAGGGCTTCAAATTTGGCAAACGGGTGCTTGACTCAACTGGCGGACTTAATCTACCAGAAGTGCCAAAAGAGCTTGTAGTAATCGGTGGTGGCTATATCGGTTCTGAACTTGCAGGTGCATACGCTAACTTGGGCGCGCACGTAACTATCCTCGAAGGAACAGATTCAATTCTGCCTAACTTCGATAAGGATATGATTAAGCTAGTTCTTGATAGCTATAAGAAGAAGGGTGTCACCGTTGTTACAAGTGCGATGGCTAAAGAGGCAGTGGAAACAGCTAATGGCGTTGAGGTTAGCTATGAAGCTGATGGCAAATTAAATAAAGTTGCTGCAGACTATGTTATGGTGACTGTTGGTCGTCGTCCTAATACCAACGACATTGGACTAGAAATTGCGGGAATCGAAAAAACCGAACGCGGTTTGGTCAAAGTAGACGAACAAGGTAGAACCAACAAGAAGAATATCTATGCAATTGGTGATATCGTTGCTGGTGCTTCCCTTGCCCATAAGGCAAGCTACGAAGGTAAGGTAGCCGCAGAAGCAATCGCAGGCAAACCAAGCACGGTTGATTATGTAGCAATGCCAGCCGTTTGCTATACCGATCCAGAACTTGGTACTGCTGGACTGACTGAAAAAGATGCCAAAAAAGATGGCCACAAGGTTAAGGTTTCTAAATTCCCATTTGTCGCAAATGGTCGTGCGATCTCCCTTGATCAAACTGAGGGATTTGTGAAATTGATTTCCGAACCCGAAACTGGTGAGCTACTAGGTGCACAGGTTGCTGGAGCAGGCGCTTCAGACTTGATTTCGGAATTAACCTTTGCACTTGAAGCAGGAGCGAATGTTGAGGATTTGGCATTGACAATCCATCCACACCCAACTCTTGGTGAGGCAATCATGGAAGCTGGCGATGTTGCTACTGGTTTCCCAACTCATATCTAA
- a CDS encoding inositol monophosphatase family protein — protein sequence MNENQLLQDLNLFVTEAVQIITTNHHDMTVANKTSKRDLVTNVDKLVERRINSLIEERYPSAKIVSEEYNAHSLESMAGLVFFVDPIDGTMNFVQQYDHFAVMVGVYRDGDPFAGIIHDVTNSVSYYGSKNTGIFKNGVEMPPVPDRDISEGLVSVSSYFVLEDRFAVQSLIKRSLGLRILGSAGIEFTEIFDQKQIAYISHLQPWDLAAGRFIAEKLGLRVTTIDGEPPSMLKSENVIISTKQLHETAMEVLHGKL from the coding sequence ATGAATGAGAATCAGTTGTTGCAGGATTTAAATTTGTTTGTTACAGAAGCAGTTCAAATAATCACAACTAATCACCACGACATGACGGTGGCGAATAAGACCAGCAAGAGAGATTTGGTGACTAACGTTGATAAGCTTGTGGAACGCAGAATCAACAGCTTAATTGAAGAGCGATATCCGTCCGCAAAGATTGTGAGTGAGGAATATAATGCACATTCACTTGAATCGATGGCTGGTCTGGTCTTTTTTGTTGATCCGATTGACGGAACAATGAATTTCGTGCAGCAATATGACCATTTCGCGGTGATGGTGGGCGTCTATCGGGATGGAGATCCATTTGCTGGCATCATTCATGATGTGACCAACTCCGTTAGTTATTATGGCTCGAAGAATACCGGTATTTTCAAAAATGGGGTGGAAATGCCGCCTGTGCCGGACAGGGATATCAGCGAAGGGTTAGTTTCTGTTAGCAGTTATTTCGTGTTAGAGGACCGCTTTGCGGTTCAGAGTTTAATCAAACGCTCACTGGGACTCAGAATTCTTGGAAGTGCTGGAATTGAATTTACAGAAATTTTTGATCAGAAACAGATTGCCTATATCTCCCACCTACAACCGTGGGACTTAGCCGCCGGCAGATTCATTGCGGAAAAACTTGGTTTGCGGGTCACAACGATTGACGGTGAGCCACCAAGTATGCTAAAATCTGAAAACGTAATTATTAGTACGAAACAACTTCATGAAACTGCTATGGAAGTTTTACATGGTAAGCTGTGA
- the typA gene encoding translational GTPase TypA: MKIRNDIRNIAIIAHVDHGKTTLVNELLKQSDTLAEHIQIEDRAMDTNAIERERGITILSKNTAVSYKDTKINILDTPGHADFGGEVERIMKMVDGVLLVVDAYEGTMPQTRFVLKKALEQKLTPIVVINKIDRPGARPAEVEDEVLELFIELGADESQLEFPVLYASALNGTSSYKPELDTQEHTMDPIFETILNTIPAPIDNSDEPLQFQITMLDYDDYVGRIGVGRIFRGKIKIGDQVSVMKVDGTAKNFRVTKLFGYFGLKRTEIQDAKAGDLIAISGMDDIYVGETITPVDHQEALPPLHIDEPTLQMTFLANNSPFVGREGEFVTARKLEERLLKQTRTDVSLKVEDTDLPGAWVVSGRGELHLSILVEEMRREGFELQLSRPEVIYRDIDGVKSEPFESVQIDTPDEYVGSVIDTMSQRKAEMKNMESVGNGQTRLVFLAPSRGLIGYSNEFMSLTGGYGIMSHTFEEYAPAIKNWEPGRRNGALVSINQGNSTTYSLQSVEDRGQLFIGAQVEVYEGMIVGQSSRDRDIAVNVTKGKNLTNTRASGKDHSASIKTPKTLSLEQSIEFLNDDEYCEVTPKSIRLRKKILNTTERQKFDKKKGMAN, from the coding sequence TTGAAAATTAGAAACGACATAAGAAACATTGCGATTATCGCCCATGTTGACCACGGTAAAACTACTTTGGTGAACGAGCTCTTGAAGCAATCAGATACTTTGGCTGAGCACATCCAGATTGAGGATCGTGCGATGGATACGAATGCAATCGAGCGTGAACGTGGGATTACTATTTTATCCAAGAATACAGCTGTAAGCTATAAGGACACTAAAATCAACATTTTGGATACGCCAGGACATGCCGACTTTGGTGGTGAAGTTGAGCGAATCATGAAGATGGTTGACGGTGTTTTACTCGTTGTTGATGCGTACGAAGGAACAATGCCCCAAACTCGTTTCGTACTAAAGAAGGCATTAGAGCAGAAGTTGACACCAATTGTGGTCATTAACAAGATTGACCGCCCAGGTGCCCGTCCTGCAGAAGTTGAGGATGAAGTCCTTGAATTATTCATCGAACTTGGTGCTGACGAATCCCAACTGGAGTTCCCTGTTCTGTACGCAAGTGCGTTGAACGGTACTTCTAGCTACAAGCCTGAGCTGGATACACAAGAACACACGATGGATCCAATTTTTGAAACTATTTTGAATACGATTCCTGCACCAATTGATAACTCAGACGAGCCGTTACAATTTCAAATAACGATGCTTGATTATGATGATTACGTTGGTCGAATTGGTGTTGGCCGGATTTTCCGCGGTAAGATTAAGATTGGTGACCAAGTATCTGTGATGAAGGTTGATGGTACTGCCAAAAACTTCCGTGTGACTAAGCTGTTTGGTTACTTTGGTCTAAAGAGAACGGAAATTCAGGACGCTAAAGCCGGCGATCTCATTGCAATCTCCGGAATGGACGACATTTATGTTGGTGAAACAATCACACCGGTTGATCACCAAGAAGCTTTGCCACCTCTCCACATTGATGAACCAACTCTACAAATGACGTTCCTAGCGAACAATTCACCATTTGTCGGTCGTGAAGGTGAGTTTGTGACTGCTAGAAAGCTCGAAGAACGCCTGCTTAAGCAAACTAGAACCGACGTTTCGCTGAAAGTTGAAGACACTGATTTGCCGGGTGCTTGGGTAGTTTCTGGTCGTGGTGAGCTCCATCTTTCAATCCTGGTTGAGGAAATGCGTCGTGAAGGATTTGAGTTACAACTATCTCGTCCTGAAGTTATCTACCGCGACATCGACGGGGTTAAGTCGGAGCCTTTTGAATCAGTACAGATTGATACACCTGACGAGTATGTCGGTTCAGTCATTGATACTATGTCTCAGAGAAAGGCCGAGATGAAGAACATGGAGTCTGTCGGTAATGGTCAGACTAGACTTGTCTTCCTCGCACCATCACGAGGCTTAATTGGCTATTCTAACGAGTTTATGTCCCTCACAGGTGGTTATGGTATTATGAGCCACACGTTTGAAGAATACGCTCCAGCTATCAAAAATTGGGAACCAGGCCGGCGAAATGGTGCTTTAGTGTCAATTAACCAAGGTAACTCGACAACTTACTCACTCCAATCCGTTGAGGATCGGGGTCAGTTATTCATCGGCGCACAAGTTGAAGTTTACGAAGGAATGATTGTTGGTCAATCTTCACGTGACAGAGACATTGCGGTTAACGTTACAAAGGGAAAGAATTTGACCAATACCCGTGCGTCAGGTAAGGATCACTCTGCCTCAATTAAGACACCTAAGACTCTTTCGTTAGAACAGTCGATTGAATTCTTGAACGATGATGAATACTGTGAGGTAACACCAAAGAGTATTCGTCTGCGGAAGAAGATTCTGAATACAACAGAACGTCAAAAATTTGATAAGAAAAAAGGGATGGCTAACTAA
- a CDS encoding FtsW/RodA/SpoVE family cell cycle protein, translating to MRSKIKYLDYGIFIPFLLLMTIGLVMIYSASSDLMIINKLDPTSYLKRQLIFAVLALFIGGIVFSLKIRLFKSKSLIKVLLFGVIAMLLYLMVLKLVKGDSAAVNGAVGWINLGSFNIQPVEFAKLILILYLGFILANRDGRFVPGRIVYELTAPSIIAIFLMLLTFFQPDLGGAAILFLITIIMFSVAGIPSRRVILLDVLLISMIVLGVAGLIWWNPPFLQDSYQFQRLLSFINPFKLEQHGGAQLVNSYYAIHNGGLFGVGLGNSIQKRGYLPEPYTDFIFSIITEELGVIGAAAILALMFFLIWRITMVGLKSNDSFNSLVCFGVATMIFIQTFFNIGAVLGLLPITGVTLPFISYGGSSLLVLTASIALVLNIAANERIKSEEEIASAS from the coding sequence GTGCGAAGTAAAATTAAATATTTAGATTATGGCATCTTCATACCTTTTCTGTTATTGATGACTATCGGCCTAGTGATGATCTATTCCGCAAGTTCGGATTTGATGATTATCAACAAGCTAGACCCAACGAGCTACCTCAAACGACAATTAATCTTCGCCGTCTTGGCGTTGTTCATCGGGGGCATCGTTTTCTCACTTAAAATTCGGCTGTTTAAGAGCAAGTCACTCATCAAGGTCCTGTTATTCGGGGTAATTGCGATGCTGCTGTACCTGATGGTTTTGAAGCTTGTCAAAGGGGACTCTGCCGCGGTTAACGGTGCGGTTGGGTGGATTAACCTAGGTTCATTTAATATCCAACCAGTGGAATTTGCCAAGTTGATTTTAATTCTCTATCTGGGTTTTATTTTGGCCAATCGTGATGGGCGATTCGTTCCAGGTCGCATCGTCTATGAACTAACGGCACCTTCAATTATCGCAATTTTTTTGATGCTTCTCACATTTTTCCAGCCCGATTTAGGCGGGGCGGCTATTCTCTTCCTGATTACTATCATTATGTTCTCGGTCGCGGGCATCCCCTCAAGGCGCGTCATTCTACTCGACGTCCTGCTCATCAGTATGATCGTGTTAGGGGTTGCGGGCTTAATCTGGTGGAATCCGCCATTCTTACAGGATAGTTATCAATTTCAGCGCCTCCTCTCTTTCATCAACCCATTTAAACTGGAACAGCACGGTGGTGCTCAACTAGTCAATTCTTACTATGCCATTCATAACGGTGGTTTGTTCGGTGTTGGGCTGGGTAATAGTATCCAAAAGCGCGGCTATTTACCAGAACCATATACCGACTTTATCTTCTCCATTATTACGGAGGAACTTGGTGTGATCGGTGCTGCTGCCATTTTGGCGTTAATGTTCTTTCTGATCTGGCGCATTACGATGGTCGGATTGAAGTCGAATGATTCATTTAATTCGCTCGTTTGTTTTGGTGTGGCTACGATGATTTTTATTCAGACTTTCTTCAACATCGGTGCCGTGCTGGGACTGCTACCAATTACCGGTGTAACGTTGCCATTCATTAGTTATGGGGGATCAAGTCTATTAGTGTTGACAGCTTCGATTGCGCTCGTCTTAAATATTGCAGCGAATGAACGAATTAAGTCAGAGGAGGAGATTGCCAGTGCAAGTTAA
- a CDS encoding DUF2129 domain-containing protein: MQVNLGEKFNNRVGLVVWLRNFNDQKKLFQYGNVVHASKALKYVYLYVPKEKVHDIRHSLQRAHFVRRIQSSNVLKLDFDLAHEKELMEQVKLEAQQHNEAERGKH; the protein is encoded by the coding sequence GTGCAAGTTAATTTGGGTGAAAAATTCAATAATCGCGTAGGACTAGTGGTTTGGCTGCGTAATTTTAATGACCAAAAGAAGCTCTTTCAATATGGCAATGTAGTCCATGCTTCGAAGGCACTGAAATATGTTTATCTTTATGTGCCAAAGGAGAAGGTACACGATATTCGGCATAGTCTCCAACGGGCTCATTTTGTGCGCAGAATCCAGTCTTCAAACGTACTAAAGTTAGACTTTGACCTTGCCCACGAGAAAGAGCTGATGGAACAGGTTAAACTTGAGGCACAGCAACATAATGAGGCAGAGAGGGGGAAACATTAG
- the rsmD gene encoding 16S rRNA (guanine(966)-N(2))-methyltransferase RsmD: MRIIAGQYARRNLFTLKSNLTRPTGDKVKESLFNSLGQFFDGGQVLDLYAGSGALGIEAVSRGMDKAYLVDIAAGAIEIIKKNVALTKETDKFTVIKRPDTVALQQLVQQSCQFNLVFLDPPYAKQKISQIITKMLDLDLLAPGALVVAETDEQTELMTVPGTSLQKTLNYGHTTIRIYQREQ, translated from the coding sequence GTGAGAATTATTGCAGGGCAATATGCTAGACGAAACCTATTCACATTAAAGAGTAATCTGACGCGTCCTACAGGTGACAAAGTAAAGGAATCACTCTTTAATAGCCTCGGCCAGTTCTTTGATGGTGGCCAGGTCCTTGATTTGTATGCGGGCAGTGGTGCATTGGGAATTGAAGCTGTTTCAAGGGGAATGGACAAGGCCTATTTGGTGGACATTGCGGCCGGAGCAATTGAGATTATCAAAAAGAATGTGGCGTTGACTAAAGAAACAGACAAGTTCACGGTAATCAAGCGTCCTGACACTGTGGCATTACAGCAGTTAGTGCAACAGAGTTGCCAATTTAACCTGGTTTTCTTAGATCCGCCGTATGCTAAACAAAAGATTAGCCAGATTATAACCAAGATGCTTGATTTGGACCTGTTAGCACCAGGCGCTCTGGTTGTAGCTGAGACAGATGAACAGACGGAGCTAATGACGGTACCAGGCACTAGCTTACAGAAAACTTTGAACTACGGACACACAACAATCAGAATTTATCAAAGGGAGCAGTAG
- the coaD gene encoding pantetheine-phosphate adenylyltransferase produces the protein MSTAIFPGSFDPITNGHLKTLERASKLFDKIYFVVLTNTQKKYLFDQSERVTLAKVCLRYLDNVEVVSRTASLTVDVAHELKADFILRGLRNEQDFSYERAIAALNKTQDPTLETVFMLADPTESYISSSMIKEIAIFGGNLKELVPQEVAQALQQKLLD, from the coding sequence ATGAGCACAGCAATTTTTCCAGGGAGCTTCGATCCAATCACAAATGGTCACTTAAAGACACTCGAACGTGCAAGCAAGTTGTTCGACAAAATTTACTTTGTGGTGTTAACAAATACGCAGAAAAAGTATTTATTTGACCAGTCTGAACGAGTTACCTTGGCCAAAGTTTGCTTGCGTTACCTTGATAACGTTGAAGTGGTCAGCCGGACCGCCAGCCTGACGGTCGATGTTGCCCATGAATTAAAGGCTGATTTCATCCTCCGAGGGCTTAGAAACGAGCAAGATTTCAGTTACGAGCGGGCAATTGCAGCGCTGAACAAGACGCAGGATCCAACACTCGAGACGGTATTCATGCTTGCCGACCCAACAGAAAGTTACATCTCGTCGAGTATGATTAAAGAAATTGCAATTTTTGGTGGTAACTTGAAGGAGTTAGTACCCCAAGAAGTAGCCCAGGCATTGCAACAGAAGTTGTTAGATTAG
- a CDS encoding SepM family pheromone-processing serine protease yields the protein MKVQPNIIKRKSYKLVWLVLAVCVVVAGLFLPTKYYVETPGGAYQVSKYFKIDQPQSHSGGFYFTAVSIRPAMVFDYLTNSWRSFSELVPKKEIDGDNTTEEHNKVEQFYMADSINNAVYFAAKTAHVPVKKTFEGIYVMDVLASSDFKGKLAVGDVINQVDGHTFHDSKELIAYFAGVKLGQTIRIGVQRAGRTQVISGQATKLPETKRVGIGITLTEKSRVTSTPAVHADITDIGGPSAGLMFTLELYQQLAHQDIAQSRKIAGTGTIDETGHVGSIGGIDKKVAAAAKKGAKIFFAPSERLPGMTKRTTNYAEAVTAAKKLKTEMKIVPVKNFTDALNYLTQH from the coding sequence ATGAAAGTTCAGCCCAATATAATTAAACGAAAGAGTTATAAACTAGTTTGGTTAGTGCTGGCCGTTTGCGTAGTTGTCGCCGGCCTCTTTTTACCGACAAAATACTACGTAGAAACTCCCGGTGGTGCCTATCAAGTAAGCAAGTATTTCAAGATTGATCAACCGCAAAGTCACAGCGGTGGTTTTTATTTTACAGCGGTGTCCATCCGACCCGCCATGGTGTTTGATTACCTGACGAATTCGTGGCGTAGTTTTAGTGAACTTGTACCGAAGAAAGAAATTGATGGTGATAATACCACAGAGGAACATAATAAGGTTGAACAATTCTACATGGCAGATTCAATCAATAATGCGGTCTATTTTGCCGCCAAAACCGCACACGTTCCGGTCAAAAAAACTTTTGAAGGAATCTATGTGATGGATGTTCTAGCTAGTTCTGATTTCAAAGGAAAATTAGCGGTTGGCGATGTGATTAATCAAGTCGACGGCCATACTTTTCATGATTCCAAAGAGTTGATTGCTTATTTCGCTGGTGTCAAACTAGGTCAGACGATTAGGATTGGTGTGCAAAGGGCCGGTAGGACCCAAGTAATTAGTGGTCAAGCCACGAAATTGCCCGAGACGAAAAGAGTCGGTATTGGCATCACGTTAACGGAGAAGTCGCGGGTCACCAGTACACCGGCGGTCCATGCCGATATCACGGATATTGGTGGACCTTCCGCGGGATTGATGTTTACGCTTGAGCTCTACCAGCAGCTTGCTCATCAAGATATTGCCCAATCCCGCAAAATTGCTGGGACAGGCACGATCGATGAAACAGGTCATGTTGGCTCAATCGGGGGCATTGATAAGAAGGTGGCTGCAGCTGCCAAAAAAGGAGCAAAAATATTTTTTGCTCCGAGTGAACGCCTGCCAGGGATGACCAAAAGAACCACTAATTACGCCGAAGCAGTCACGGCGGCCAAAAAGTTAAAGACAGAGATGAAAATCGTGCCGGTGAAGAACTTCACTGATGCATTAAATTATTTAACACAACATTGA
- a CDS encoding helix-hairpin-helix domain-containing protein has translation MKYVELLKQKKAYVIGAIVLLAGGLLIAMKLFTQPVDNEQVFKDVSNSSSSGQSTVKNARATSKKEQKNTRITVDIFGAVAHEGVYQIAAGARLNDLIKLAGGIDVKADLKAINRALILTDEAKIYVPYQGENAPAVGISENTTGDAGSGKGTAAAAKIDINQATVSELQELNGIGEKKAEQIVTYREENGPFKDAKELTNVSGIGDKTFEGLADQVTV, from the coding sequence ATGAAGTACGTGGAATTATTAAAGCAAAAGAAGGCTTATGTGATTGGCGCAATCGTGTTGCTTGCTGGCGGATTATTAATCGCAATGAAGCTTTTTACCCAACCGGTGGATAACGAACAGGTATTTAAAGATGTATCTAATTCGTCAAGCAGTGGTCAGAGCACAGTAAAGAATGCGCGCGCGACAAGCAAGAAGGAGCAGAAGAATACCAGAATTACCGTAGATATCTTCGGTGCGGTAGCGCATGAGGGTGTCTATCAAATTGCGGCGGGAGCAAGGTTAAATGACTTGATCAAGCTTGCCGGTGGTATTGATGTTAAAGCCGATTTAAAGGCAATCAACCGGGCGCTGATTTTGACTGACGAGGCCAAAATTTATGTGCCGTATCAGGGAGAAAACGCTCCAGCCGTCGGTATTAGTGAAAATACTACTGGGGACGCAGGCTCCGGAAAAGGTACGGCCGCTGCAGCGAAGATTGACATTAACCAGGCAACGGTCTCGGAGCTGCAGGAATTAAACGGCATCGGTGAGAAAAAGGCCGAACAGATTGTCACATATCGTGAAGAGAATGGCCCGTTTAAGGACGCCAAGGAACTAACCAATGTGAGTGGTATTGGAGATAAAACATTTGAAGGTCTTGCCGATCAAGTCACCGTTTGA